In Calorimonas adulescens, one DNA window encodes the following:
- a CDS encoding aspartyl-phosphate phosphatase Spo0E family protein encodes MEALSLEREIDSLRDELYCMIDEKEERKSERVLECSKKLDYLIVRYHKVFSQRISEGE; translated from the coding sequence ATGGAGGCACTGTCCCTGGAAAGAGAGATTGACAGCTTGAGGGATGAACTCTATTGTATGATTGATGAAAAAGAGGAGCGAAAATCAGAAAGGGTTTTAGAGTGCAGTAAAAAGCTTGATTATCTTATAGTAAGATATCATAAAGTATTTTCTCAAAGGATATCTGAAGGGGAGTAG